The following proteins are co-located in the Maridesulfovibrio sp. genome:
- a CDS encoding glycosyltransferase family 4 protein — translation MKTQRIWGSLDPFYESGPILGRKVANSGFLNGLLEADPFDEYHFFLSGEGVRQGLSNFFQTNYPAIMDAGRIKLMDRRDLPAEIASRDYFCFHQSDCINYPPHLARVRNKYARNIFPITGTTHSLSYSNYGSFFLNYLWKGTTGRDCIVTTSSTGIVVVEKYFKHLREGLGLSEETHPTPQIRKIPLGINPGQLAPPDEHLKTQAKIRLGIDTSDERINILVFGRIAHHSKMDILPLLRALQRLFASGMNREKVRVLLGGWVDEEDDFPATLTQLGRNMGLELSIIGRPSEAKKIDLYRAADIFVSISDNPQETFGITVLEAGASGLPVIASDYDGYKDLVVDGETGLLIETIGPEATPELDLMAPLCFDNHYHLLMAQQTAVNTPKLASGLEKLINDPQLISKMGAAGANRVREQFNWSTVIEQHISLWEELNTVPVDKEALRDILHPVQVRMGETFSHYLTETLSPETKLVTGTTGMAIYQGREFPLMYKGVDRFLKEQVIRKMAFFARKPISAAALADKIKTLVNGMSERETQFHILWSLKHDILEKV, via the coding sequence ATGAAAACTCAAAGAATATGGGGGAGTCTGGACCCATTCTACGAAAGCGGCCCCATTCTGGGCAGGAAAGTAGCTAACTCAGGTTTCTTGAACGGATTACTCGAAGCGGACCCGTTTGATGAGTATCACTTCTTCCTTTCCGGAGAAGGGGTCAGACAGGGGCTGAGCAATTTTTTCCAAACCAATTATCCGGCTATTATGGACGCAGGGCGGATAAAACTCATGGACCGCCGGGACCTGCCCGCCGAAATAGCGTCCCGCGATTATTTTTGCTTCCACCAGTCTGACTGCATTAACTATCCGCCTCATCTGGCCCGGGTCCGCAACAAATACGCCCGAAATATATTTCCCATAACCGGAACAACCCACTCCTTGAGTTACAGCAACTACGGTTCATTCTTCCTCAATTATTTATGGAAGGGCACCACAGGGCGGGACTGCATCGTAACCACTTCCAGCACTGGAATCGTTGTTGTTGAAAAATATTTCAAACATCTGCGTGAAGGGCTGGGGCTGAGTGAAGAAACCCACCCCACACCGCAAATCAGAAAAATTCCGCTGGGCATCAATCCCGGCCAGCTTGCACCTCCGGACGAGCATTTAAAGACACAAGCCAAAATCAGGCTCGGAATTGATACATCAGACGAACGTATCAATATTCTTGTCTTCGGACGCATCGCCCATCATTCCAAAATGGATATCCTGCCCCTGCTGCGAGCCCTGCAAAGACTTTTCGCATCGGGCATGAACCGGGAAAAAGTGCGGGTACTTCTCGGAGGATGGGTCGACGAAGAAGACGATTTTCCGGCAACTCTGACCCAGCTGGGCCGCAACATGGGGCTGGAACTGTCTATCATAGGTCGGCCTTCTGAAGCCAAAAAAATTGATCTCTACCGGGCCGCAGATATTTTTGTATCCATCTCCGACAATCCACAGGAGACATTCGGCATCACCGTTCTGGAAGCAGGAGCCTCCGGCCTGCCGGTAATTGCGTCCGATTACGACGGATACAAAGATCTGGTGGTTGACGGTGAAACCGGGCTGCTCATTGAAACTATCGGCCCGGAAGCCACACCGGAACTGGACCTCATGGCTCCGCTCTGCTTTGACAACCACTACCATCTGCTAATGGCCCAGCAGACCGCCGTTAATACCCCGAAACTCGCTTCCGGACTGGAAAAACTTATCAACGATCCGCAATTGATATCCAAAATGGGTGCTGCAGGCGCTAACCGGGTCCGTGAGCAATTCAACTGGTCCACAGTAATTGAGCAGCACATCAGCCTCTGGGAAGAATTGAACACTGTTCCGGTGGACAAAGAAGCCTTGCGCGATATACTTCACCCCGTTCAGGTCCGTATGGGTGAAACCTTTTCCCACTACCTTACAGAAACACTGAGCCCGGAAACAAAGCTGGTAACCGGAACAACCGGCATGGCGATCTATCAGGGACGCGAATTCCCGCTTATGTACAAAGGAGTGGACAGATTTCTTAAGGAACAAGTAATCCGAAAGATGGCCTTCTTTGCCCGTAAACCGATAAGCGCAGCAGCTCTCGCAGACAAAATTAAAACCCTTGTTAATGGTATGAGCGAGCGTGAAACCCAGTTCCACATCCTTTGGAGCCTGAAACACGACATTCTGGAAAAAGTATGA
- a CDS encoding GGDEF domain-containing protein — protein MKRGHRPELLWGFGLNSNEAGKIEDSLGPGFFLRNFSARSLPGEKELSNNEKPAATWIPQRVWEELPEDRRMAYRNLESTQRILIQDDKNNADLEQVLEDGFLAVISSPLTSSKVQDALFRAKEISGLYGDLYRMTEEIILERELLSRKTEQLMFLNTVLSNATERLEVADILGQAAEDLKMLLPVYSVQGAFWNVLPTGKHIDAEIFINPVQAENVQSEWIELMIENVVTLSGMEVSSYNMSETVPVGSNQMIYSPGAGRILALPLIARGEKFGCLVMLCERNVRLAKDQVASLNAAVNHLSLALSNAIMFNKIKTRANRDGLTRVYNRRSFDERLVEEFKRHQRLNTELSLLMVDLDHFKSVNDTYGHMAGDMVLERVARIFEKTFRSTDFIARYGGEEFVILLPHTREDQAEMLAERIRAKVESCTMTYQDKNFNVTASIGVSSIRPGSLEKDTEIVRKADEALYDAKMQGRNRVVVSPMRPKLRIM, from the coding sequence ATGAAAAGAGGACACAGGCCTGAACTGCTTTGGGGGTTCGGTCTTAACAGTAACGAAGCCGGTAAAATCGAGGATTCCCTCGGTCCCGGATTCTTTTTGAGAAATTTTTCCGCGCGTTCACTGCCCGGTGAAAAGGAACTGAGTAATAATGAAAAGCCTGCCGCCACCTGGATTCCGCAAAGAGTCTGGGAGGAACTGCCTGAAGATAGGCGCATGGCCTATCGTAACCTTGAATCCACTCAGCGCATCCTGATTCAGGACGATAAGAACAACGCTGATCTGGAGCAGGTGCTTGAAGACGGTTTTCTGGCAGTCATCAGTTCTCCGCTGACCAGTTCCAAGGTGCAGGATGCTCTGTTCAGGGCCAAGGAAATTTCCGGCTTGTATGGTGACCTTTACCGTATGACCGAGGAAATTATTCTTGAACGGGAGCTGCTTTCCCGTAAAACCGAACAGCTCATGTTCTTAAACACCGTGCTTTCCAATGCCACTGAGCGACTTGAAGTTGCTGATATCCTTGGGCAGGCCGCTGAAGACCTCAAGATGCTCCTTCCTGTTTATTCGGTTCAGGGTGCTTTTTGGAATGTCCTGCCCACAGGAAAGCATATTGATGCAGAAATTTTCATCAATCCCGTTCAGGCCGAAAACGTCCAGTCCGAATGGATTGAGTTGATGATCGAAAATGTTGTTACCCTCAGCGGTATGGAAGTCTCAAGCTATAATATGTCCGAGACTGTACCTGTCGGCAGCAATCAGATGATCTACAGCCCCGGAGCCGGGAGGATTCTGGCTCTGCCGCTGATTGCCCGTGGCGAGAAGTTCGGTTGTCTGGTCATGCTTTGCGAGCGCAATGTCAGATTGGCCAAGGATCAGGTTGCTTCCCTCAATGCTGCGGTCAATCACCTCTCGCTTGCCTTGAGCAATGCCATCATGTTCAACAAGATCAAGACCCGCGCAAACCGTGACGGTCTTACCAGAGTCTACAACCGTCGCAGTTTTGATGAAAGACTGGTCGAGGAGTTCAAGCGTCATCAGCGTTTGAATACCGAACTTTCACTGCTCATGGTTGATCTGGACCATTTTAAGTCCGTGAACGACACATACGGTCATATGGCCGGGGATATGGTGCTTGAAAGAGTGGCCAGAATATTCGAGAAGACCTTTCGATCCACTGATTTTATCGCCCGTTACGGTGGAGAGGAATTTGTAATCCTGCTGCCCCATACCAGGGAAGATCAAGCTGAGATGCTTGCTGAGCGGATCAGGGCCAAGGTTGAATCCTGCACCATGACTTATCAGGATAAGAATTTTAACGTGACTGCCAGCATCGGTGTTTCATCCATCCGTCCGGGAAGTCTTGAAAAAGATACCGAGATTGTCCGTAAGGCAGATGAAGCTCTTTACGATGCGAAGATGCAGGGACGTAACCGGGTGGTTGTTTCCCCCATGCGTCCCAAGCTTAGAATTATGTAG
- a CDS encoding queuosine precursor transporter has product MNELLWLGFAVMDLSLVLIIYRFFGKIGLFGLIVFNLILCNIQVLKTIELFGMTTTLGNILYASVFLSTDMLSEFYGKKEAKKAVYLGFVVLVMAVVYMQLALMFTPAADDFAQPHLEAIFGFLPRIALGSMAAYIVSQLNDVYIFHLLKDKMGERHLWLRNNASTLLSQFLDSSVFCLVALWGLFPFEVWVEILFTTYLFKVIVAIMDTPFLYMARRLHSRVSEV; this is encoded by the coding sequence ATGAATGAATTATTATGGCTTGGCTTTGCGGTCATGGACCTAAGTCTTGTTCTTATTATTTATAGATTTTTCGGTAAGATAGGCTTGTTTGGTTTAATCGTATTCAACCTGATCCTTTGTAATATTCAGGTTTTGAAGACTATTGAACTGTTCGGGATGACCACCACTCTGGGCAATATCCTTTATGCCAGCGTTTTTCTTTCCACTGATATGCTCAGCGAGTTTTATGGCAAAAAAGAAGCCAAGAAAGCTGTTTATCTGGGATTTGTGGTGCTGGTCATGGCTGTTGTTTATATGCAGCTGGCCCTCATGTTTACTCCGGCTGCGGATGATTTTGCTCAGCCTCATCTTGAAGCCATTTTCGGATTCCTGCCCCGTATTGCGCTCGGCAGCATGGCCGCTTATATTGTTTCTCAGCTTAATGATGTTTATATCTTTCACCTGCTGAAGGACAAAATGGGAGAGCGCCATCTCTGGTTGCGTAACAATGCTTCCACCTTGCTCAGTCAGTTCCTTGATTCGTCCGTATTCTGCCTAGTGGCCCTGTGGGGGCTCTTTCCTTTTGAGGTATGGGTGGAAATCCTTTTTACTACCTATCTTTTTAAGGTTATAGTAGCGATTATGGATACACCGTTTCTGTATATGGCCCGCCGGCTGCATTCCCGTGTGTCCGAAGTCTGA
- the dapF gene encoding diaminopimelate epimerase, with translation MSKMFGKSVPFYKMQGCGNDFVIIDNRELGVPVEKMSLWAEKLCQRAFGVYADGLFFIENAPEGSGLDFVWQFYNSDGSRAEMCGNASRCAGRLAHALGIAEEQHVFGSDAGPIKVQVFPELEEVKVQLTPPEGLVVKQTLEIDGEEYEYHFANTGVPHVVVQVADVEEVDVKKIGAAFRYHEVFAPAGTNVNFVQIDDNDSLIVRTYERGVEDETYACGTGVSAVQVTLYEQGLTDAAVRVRTSGGEILKVIIEEGNVFLQGGAELTFSGEVYLESLGIE, from the coding sequence ATGAGTAAAATGTTTGGAAAATCCGTTCCTTTTTATAAGATGCAGGGCTGCGGCAATGATTTCGTAATTATCGATAACCGTGAACTGGGTGTACCTGTTGAGAAGATGTCTCTTTGGGCAGAGAAACTTTGCCAGCGTGCTTTCGGTGTTTACGCCGACGGCCTTTTTTTTATTGAAAATGCACCTGAAGGTTCCGGTCTTGATTTTGTCTGGCAATTTTACAATTCTGATGGCTCAAGGGCAGAAATGTGCGGCAATGCATCCCGTTGCGCCGGAAGGCTGGCCCATGCGCTGGGTATTGCCGAAGAGCAGCACGTTTTCGGATCTGATGCCGGTCCTATTAAGGTGCAGGTTTTTCCTGAGCTTGAGGAAGTTAAGGTTCAGCTTACCCCGCCTGAAGGTCTGGTAGTGAAACAGACTCTTGAGATTGACGGCGAAGAATACGAGTACCATTTTGCCAACACCGGCGTTCCGCATGTTGTGGTTCAGGTTGCTGATGTTGAAGAAGTTGACGTTAAGAAAATCGGAGCGGCATTCCGTTACCACGAGGTTTTTGCTCCTGCCGGGACCAACGTGAACTTCGTGCAGATCGACGATAATGACAGCCTTATTGTGCGCACCTATGAAAGGGGCGTAGAAGATGAAACATATGCTTGCGGAACCGGAGTCAGTGCAGTGCAGGTTACCCTCTATGAACAGGGTCTGACTGATGCTGCTGTGCGTGTCCGTACTTCCGGCGGTGAAATCCTCAAGGTTATCATCGAAGAAGGCAATGTCTTTTTGCAGGGCGGAGCAGAGCTCACTTTTTCAGGTGAAGTTTATCTCGAATCCCTGGGAATTGAATAG
- a CDS encoding phage regulatory CII family protein: MANNELTKLLQDVVLKNDKPARDVANEINKPYPTLLREINPEDKGAKVGVEELIPIMKATGSIRPLTRLANIMGYVLVPMDINPEDPDEANYMALDLMDGFGRYSKALKSALQADPSDELVDSVEQEGFEAITAILTMVHYLRKRSEEEKAKNAPRLAQVS, translated from the coding sequence ATGGCAAATAATGAACTTACCAAGCTTTTACAGGACGTTGTACTCAAAAACGACAAACCTGCACGTGATGTTGCAAATGAAATCAACAAGCCTTACCCCACCCTTCTTCGTGAAATTAACCCCGAAGATAAAGGTGCTAAAGTAGGCGTTGAAGAACTGATCCCCATCATGAAGGCTACCGGCAGCATTCGCCCCCTGACCAGGCTTGCAAACATCATGGGTTACGTACTCGTTCCCATGGATATCAATCCTGAAGATCCTGATGAAGCTAACTACATGGCTCTCGATCTCATGGACGGTTTCGGTCGTTACTCCAAGGCTCTTAAAAGTGCCCTGCAGGCTGATCCTTCCGATGAACTGGTAGATTCCGTAGAACAGGAAGGCTTTGAAGCAATCACCGCTATCCTGACCATGGTTCACTACCTGCGTAAAAGATCTGAAGAAGAAAAAGCAAAGAACGCACCCCGTCTAGCTCAGGTCAGCTAG
- a CDS encoding methyl-accepting chemotaxis protein, protein MRFSLRRKIIAIACGAAIIPIVAMFIITDILEDRLQDCMKGEVRSLIESHVSQMTADLFEECRTSDQLLTVETERAAMALQSLMDDEGSIQVLKRVSDWPVNNHRNDLDELTVPVLTLGGTEFTYSKRKGKPLPMLVEATRISGAYCTIFQRLNPEGDMLVVDTTAPAGDFNWKLGDIFYSLGDDGRVVTAIDDVLSGRKAQNYEAMDHGSRFTIYIPLRDQDGYVTGMMAVYMDDDILQVLRNSMLKTSIGKTGYIWVIGTKGESRGRYIVSNSPQNDGMHVDEVSGNKGFVQEILNQAIEAGEGKLSSKSYVWKSGPDDEGRDKLSVFTYFKPWGWVIGAGVYLDEYQGITTRLTGVLDYLVEWLSITGMVLLVITLIVSFYASGLIAEPLSHMVELVKVIASGDLHKARETIAVVDESCPNARKAVRHAENPELLDETGQLYLAVKGMVDVLFSLIGQVQRSGIQVTTSSTEIAASARQLEVTVNQQAAATTQISATSAEISANSGELAGAMHHVNEAASSMDNLASEGQDGLKTMIRIMDDLSSATMTITGKLDEINDRANAIEGIVNTITKVADRTNLLSLNAAIEAEKAGKFGQGFSVVAAEIRRLADQTSVAALEIEDMISNMRSSVDSGVDEMEKFASDVRFGAEKAGKLGKKLEGIMTGVRELNPRIEQVNDGMTAQAEGAGQISEAMAQLSETASDTSDALSEFNRATSQLNEAVQGLRSEVARFKVSE, encoded by the coding sequence ATGCGTTTTTCCCTCAGAAGAAAGATAATCGCCATTGCCTGCGGAGCCGCAATTATTCCCATTGTGGCTATGTTTATCATTACCGATATCCTTGAAGATCGGTTGCAGGATTGTATGAAGGGTGAGGTTCGGTCCCTTATCGAATCCCATGTTTCGCAGATGACTGCCGACCTTTTTGAGGAATGTCGTACTTCAGATCAATTGCTTACTGTTGAAACAGAAAGAGCGGCCATGGCTTTGCAGTCCCTGATGGATGATGAAGGCAGTATTCAAGTCTTGAAAAGGGTTTCGGATTGGCCTGTGAACAACCATCGTAATGATTTAGATGAGTTGACAGTCCCGGTGCTGACATTGGGGGGCACGGAATTTACCTATTCAAAACGTAAAGGGAAGCCGTTGCCCATGCTGGTGGAGGCAACCCGTATTTCCGGTGCTTATTGCACAATTTTTCAAAGATTGAATCCCGAAGGGGATATGCTGGTGGTGGATACCACCGCTCCTGCCGGGGATTTTAACTGGAAGCTTGGCGATATTTTCTATTCACTGGGTGACGACGGACGGGTTGTTACGGCCATTGATGATGTCCTTTCCGGCCGCAAGGCCCAAAATTATGAAGCGATGGATCATGGCTCACGTTTTACCATCTATATCCCTTTGCGGGATCAGGATGGCTATGTGACCGGTATGATGGCAGTCTACATGGATGATGATATTTTGCAGGTCCTACGCAATTCCATGCTTAAAACTTCTATCGGCAAGACCGGATATATCTGGGTTATCGGCACCAAAGGAGAGAGCCGGGGACGCTATATTGTTTCCAATTCTCCCCAGAACGACGGGATGCATGTAGATGAGGTCAGCGGCAATAAAGGCTTCGTGCAGGAGATATTGAATCAGGCTATTGAAGCCGGGGAAGGTAAGCTCAGCAGTAAAAGCTATGTCTGGAAAAGCGGACCGGATGATGAGGGTCGGGATAAGCTTTCAGTCTTTACTTATTTCAAGCCTTGGGGATGGGTTATCGGTGCCGGGGTGTATCTTGATGAGTATCAGGGTATAACCACCCGTTTGACCGGAGTCCTTGATTATCTGGTGGAGTGGCTGAGTATTACCGGCATGGTACTGCTGGTCATAACCCTCATTGTTTCTTTCTATGCCAGCGGACTGATCGCTGAGCCGCTCAGCCATATGGTGGAGCTGGTCAAGGTTATTGCTTCCGGTGACCTGCATAAGGCGCGTGAAACCATTGCCGTCGTAGATGAATCCTGCCCCAATGCCCGTAAGGCGGTACGGCATGCCGAAAATCCTGAACTTCTTGATGAGACCGGGCAGCTTTATCTTGCAGTTAAAGGGATGGTTGATGTTCTTTTTTCCCTTATCGGACAGGTACAGCGTTCTGGTATTCAGGTAACCACTTCCTCCACGGAGATTGCGGCTTCTGCACGCCAGTTGGAAGTGACCGTTAACCAGCAGGCAGCTGCAACCACTCAAATCAGTGCCACCAGTGCCGAGATTTCAGCCAATTCCGGTGAGCTTGCCGGAGCGATGCATCATGTTAATGAGGCCGCTTCAAGTATGGACAATCTTGCCTCTGAAGGTCAGGACGGTCTCAAGACCATGATCAGGATTATGGACGACCTGAGTTCCGCAACCATGACTATTACCGGCAAGCTGGATGAAATCAATGACCGGGCCAATGCCATTGAGGGTATCGTTAATACCATCACCAAGGTTGCGGACCGCACCAACCTTCTTTCCCTTAACGCTGCCATTGAAGCGGAAAAGGCCGGAAAATTCGGTCAGGGCTTTTCCGTTGTTGCGGCCGAGATCAGGCGTCTAGCAGATCAGACTTCTGTGGCCGCCCTTGAGATTGAGGATATGATCAGCAACATGCGCAGTTCCGTCGATTCCGGTGTGGATGAGATGGAAAAATTTGCTTCGGATGTCCGTTTCGGTGCTGAAAAGGCTGGTAAGCTGGGTAAGAAACTGGAAGGCATTATGACCGGGGTCCGTGAACTCAATCCCAGAATTGAACAGGTCAATGACGGTATGACCGCACAGGCCGAAGGTGCAGGTCAGATCAGTGAAGCCATGGCCCAGCTTTCTGAAACAGCTTCCGATACTTCCGATGCCCTTTCAGAATTCAACAGGGCGACATCGCAGCTCAATGAAGCGGTGCAGGGCTTGCGTAGTGAAGTTGCGCGCTTCAAGGTGAGTGAATAG
- a CDS encoding chemotaxis protein CheW, which yields MLVLTFRIGEYVYGLEARSVAEVVPPTVCKELPRSPDYVKGLFNYRGMVTPVVDLSMLAMDRPCISRMSTRIVIIDLADLDAGAERGKQYLGLLAENITETLKIADSDFEDSGLEIPDAPWLGRVARINDCMLQLLKPRKLLTEELRHVLFPKDDQGLVQE from the coding sequence ATGCTGGTGCTCACATTCAGGATCGGTGAATACGTATACGGGCTGGAAGCTCGTTCCGTGGCAGAGGTGGTTCCGCCCACTGTCTGCAAGGAGCTGCCCCGCTCTCCGGATTACGTAAAGGGACTTTTCAATTACCGGGGTATGGTTACCCCGGTGGTGGATCTGTCCATGCTGGCAATGGATAGGCCTTGTATTTCGCGTATGTCCACCCGGATTGTCATCATTGATCTTGCCGATCTTGATGCCGGTGCGGAGCGGGGTAAGCAATATCTTGGTCTGCTGGCAGAAAATATTACCGAGACCTTGAAGATTGCTGATTCTGATTTTGAGGACTCCGGGCTGGAAATACCCGATGCTCCATGGCTTGGGAGGGTGGCACGGATTAATGATTGTATGCTGCAATTGCTCAAGCCGCGCAAGCTGTTGACCGAGGAATTGCGGCATGTGCTTTTCCCGAAAGATGATCAGGGACTGGTTCAGGAGTAA
- a CDS encoding CheR family methyltransferase has protein sequence MNVEPFLKILNRAMGLAPDSLSRSGIELAVRVRMRETGSSEVSYLSLLRTSDEELAELVEEIVVPETWFFRDSKPFELLFETVAGRSDDFRVLSAPCSTGEEPYSIAMTLMGAGLKSFRVDGVDISERALLKAREGIYGDNSFRTELPIYAQRWFRKCEQGRMLAPEIRSSVNFHAGNILGGCLPSGRYDVVFCRNLLIYLDDNSRRCLAALLNDKLKDDGLLFVGHAEILPVFNDWFTPVRKQGAFALRKGKRMVAALLKQPVCPQQECSPKTLSGSGTSLAQKTFIPAPSFKSPKKAHGEVKAADLAEIVMEKAESEAPPASSSIEEIKVLADRGRTTEALSMCNELLKQAGPEPELFHLCGLLHEAGGNISMAEEFYGKALYLEPDHMESLVHLALLLENRGDLRKAEIMRNRARRVEKRNEA, from the coding sequence ATGAATGTTGAGCCGTTCCTGAAGATACTCAACCGGGCCATGGGCTTAGCCCCGGATTCCTTGTCCCGTTCAGGTATAGAGCTGGCTGTCAGGGTGCGTATGCGGGAGACCGGCAGCAGTGAAGTTTCCTATCTCAGCCTGTTGCGTACCAGTGATGAGGAATTGGCCGAACTGGTTGAGGAAATAGTGGTTCCGGAAACATGGTTTTTCAGGGATAGCAAGCCTTTTGAACTGCTCTTTGAAACAGTTGCCGGACGCAGTGATGATTTTCGGGTGCTCAGTGCACCTTGTTCCACCGGTGAGGAACCCTATTCCATAGCCATGACTCTCATGGGTGCCGGGCTGAAAAGTTTTCGGGTCGATGGGGTCGATATCAGTGAGAGGGCCCTACTCAAGGCAAGAGAGGGTATTTATGGAGATAATTCATTTCGTACTGAACTGCCCATTTATGCCCAACGGTGGTTCCGTAAATGTGAACAAGGCCGAATGCTCGCCCCGGAGATCAGGAGTTCGGTAAATTTTCATGCCGGTAATATTCTTGGCGGCTGCCTGCCCAGTGGAAGATATGATGTTGTTTTTTGTCGTAACTTGCTGATTTATCTTGATGATAATTCAAGACGATGCTTGGCGGCATTGTTGAATGATAAGTTGAAGGATGACGGTTTGCTCTTTGTGGGCCATGCCGAGATTCTTCCGGTATTTAATGACTGGTTCACCCCGGTCAGGAAGCAGGGGGCATTTGCCTTGCGCAAGGGTAAGCGTATGGTTGCTGCACTGCTTAAACAGCCGGTCTGTCCGCAACAGGAGTGTTCCCCGAAGACTTTGTCAGGCTCTGGGACATCGCTGGCGCAAAAAACATTCATACCGGCACCGTCCTTTAAGTCTCCGAAAAAGGCCCACGGGGAAGTTAAGGCTGCTGATCTTGCTGAAATAGTAATGGAAAAGGCTGAAAGTGAGGCTCCGCCAGCCAGCTCTTCTATTGAAGAGATTAAAGTCCTCGCGGATCGTGGCCGCACGACAGAGGCTTTGAGCATGTGTAATGAATTACTCAAGCAGGCGGGACCGGAGCCGGAATTGTTTCATCTTTGCGGTCTGCTGCATGAGGCCGGGGGTAATATTTCAATGGCTGAGGAATTTTACGGTAAGGCCCTGTATCTTGAGCCGGATCATATGGAATCGCTGGTGCACCTCGCTCTGTTGCTGGAAAACCGGGGTGATTTGCGTAAGGCCGAGATCATGCGTAACAGGGCCCGTCGGGTAGAAAAAAGGAATGAGGCCTGA
- a CDS encoding chemotaxis protein CheW has product MLESCWNTIGYAGDRSCPELERWSHCYHCPHFTRAGLSLLDREPPEGYLAENTEAVAIAKEEDQIETAGAVVFRISREWLALSSHVFVSVLEERIVRPVPHRNSRMFRGLTSLQGQIIPVVSVRELLGLEEEYLTEEEKGFRVYSRFICVDRGFGRWIFAVDEVFGVHHYSPDALMDAPATVAKAPAAYTRGLFEIDDKRISLLEDELLFEAFNRIIK; this is encoded by the coding sequence ATGCTTGAATCCTGCTGGAATACAATAGGTTATGCCGGAGACAGGTCCTGTCCGGAACTGGAGCGTTGGAGCCATTGCTATCATTGTCCACATTTTACCCGTGCGGGGCTTTCCCTGCTGGACCGGGAACCGCCCGAAGGCTATCTGGCCGAGAATACTGAAGCCGTAGCTATTGCCAAGGAAGAGGATCAGATTGAAACTGCCGGGGCAGTGGTATTCAGAATTTCCCGTGAATGGCTCGCCCTTTCTTCACATGTTTTTGTTTCAGTTCTGGAAGAGCGCATTGTACGTCCTGTTCCCCATCGCAACAGCAGGATGTTTCGTGGGTTGACCAGTCTTCAGGGCCAGATCATTCCGGTGGTGTCAGTGCGCGAACTTCTTGGGCTTGAAGAAGAATATCTGACTGAAGAAGAAAAAGGGTTCCGGGTATATAGCAGGTTTATCTGCGTGGACCGCGGTTTCGGACGCTGGATTTTTGCAGTGGATGAAGTGTTCGGAGTCCACCACTATTCTCCTGATGCACTTATGGATGCCCCGGCTACCGTGGCTAAGGCCCCTGCAGCTTATACCCGCGGTCTGTTTGAAATAGATGATAAACGAATTTCACTGCTGGAAGATGAGCTTCTTTTCGAGGCTTTTAACCGCATTATCAAGTAG